Proteins from a single region of Terriglobus sp. TAA 43:
- a CDS encoding glycosidase: protein MSSTAPISFTSAHTDRETERLSTLANEPLFQRHSANPILGPNDWPYPINSVFNAGAVKLPDGDTLLLCRVEDRRGLSHLCAARSANGIDRWRIDRTPTMPALPKEFPEEIWGVEDPRITYVPELKQFAVAYTSFARGGPGVSLALTSDFVTFDRYGVIMPPEDKDAALFPRKINGKWALIHRPMTALGAHMWISYSPDLRHWGDHMVMLEARKGGWWDANKIGLCSPPIETAKGWLVIYHGVRTTASGSIYRLGLALFDLDRPEVCLQRGDAWIFGPEAPYERNGDVKDVVFPCGQVVEDDGDTIRLYYGAADSYMAVATGSIRKLLSWLETNAPITLSDGTES from the coding sequence TTGAGTTCTACAGCCCCGATCAGCTTTACCTCGGCCCACACGGACCGAGAGACAGAACGCCTCAGCACACTTGCGAACGAACCGCTGTTTCAGCGGCATTCTGCGAACCCGATCCTCGGCCCCAATGATTGGCCCTATCCCATCAATAGCGTTTTCAATGCTGGCGCAGTCAAGCTGCCGGATGGAGATACGCTTCTGCTATGTCGTGTTGAGGATAGGCGAGGACTCTCTCATCTCTGTGCCGCAAGGTCCGCAAACGGCATTGATAGATGGAGGATCGATCGGACACCAACCATGCCCGCGTTGCCGAAGGAATTTCCTGAAGAGATATGGGGTGTCGAAGATCCACGCATCACGTATGTCCCAGAACTCAAGCAGTTCGCAGTTGCGTACACATCGTTCGCTCGCGGAGGTCCGGGAGTCTCCCTGGCTCTGACATCAGACTTTGTTACGTTCGATCGTTACGGTGTCATCATGCCACCTGAGGACAAAGACGCCGCACTGTTTCCAAGGAAGATCAATGGAAAATGGGCCCTGATACATCGTCCAATGACGGCACTGGGCGCTCATATGTGGATCTCTTACTCTCCTGATCTTCGACATTGGGGAGATCACATGGTGATGCTCGAGGCACGGAAAGGCGGCTGGTGGGACGCAAATAAGATAGGGCTTTGCTCACCTCCCATAGAGACAGCAAAAGGGTGGCTCGTGATTTATCACGGTGTCCGTACTACCGCATCTGGAAGCATCTACAGATTGGGGTTAGCCTTGTTTGATCTCGACCGCCCTGAAGTATGTCTTCAGCGTGGCGACGCTTGGATATTCGGACCAGAAGCTCCTTATGAACGAAATGGTGATGTGAAGGATGTCGTCTTTCCTTGTGGACAGGTTGTTGAAGACGATGGCGATACGATCCGTCTTTATTACGGTGCCGCAGATTCCTATATGGCCGTGGCCACAGGGAGTATTCGTAAGCTGCTGTCGTGGTTAGAAACGAATGCACCAATTACTTTGTCTGATGGAACTGAATCGTAA
- a CDS encoding glycosyltransferase family 4 protein, with protein sequence MSNEIAPALSELGNSQPLPLPTRIAFIGNYLPRQCGIATFTTDLCTAIAQEFGEERLFAIPVNDPGGDYQYPERVRLELEQEDVSSYERGADFLNFNGNDLVCLQHEYGIFGGPAGGHILTLLRKLRMPIVTTLHTVLREPNLDQMANLREIARISDRIVVMSQHAVDLLEEIYDVPASKIDLIPHGVPDLPFNDPNYFKDRFNVEGQSVLLTFGLLSPNKGIENVLRALPAILKENADVVYIISGATHPHVRRSEGEAYRTGLTELASSLGVSEHVIFDNRFVSNEELMEHVGAADIYITPYRQEAQVVSGTLAIAFGAGKAIISTPYWHAKELLTDQRGIIVPFDDPASIAESVNILLANDALRHQMRKRAYLHSRGTTWKMTAQAYMASFQRARSERMSRPRPAPRDAETIALDRLPFLNTSHLFAMTDDTGILQHAIYSLPNSSEGYTTDDNARALIVANALNASPLSSSVEYETLSCRYMAFLWLAFRHDTGRFRNFLSYGRTWLEETGSEDSHGRALWAIGTVLGTSSHAGLRGAAGRMFQAAAASSLTFSSPRAWAFSVLGMQAYLDWFPGDRLIQGWRNVLANRLLSIFDQTRGNNWYWFEKHLSYSNARLPQALLLAGWKSNNKRMVEAGTESLRWLLAEQHRESDSVFVPVGSMGFVAGSKKERFDQQPVEACATVSACMTAHQISGEQSWLDEAGVAFRWFLGENDLQVPLYDAATGGCRDGLHPDRVNENQGAESTLSFLMALLELRGMELSNETQQLSEMSASL encoded by the coding sequence ATGTCCAATGAGATCGCTCCTGCCCTCTCTGAGCTCGGCAACTCACAGCCGTTGCCGCTCCCCACACGAATCGCGTTTATCGGCAACTACTTACCCAGGCAATGTGGCATCGCGACATTCACCACGGATCTTTGCACCGCAATCGCACAAGAGTTTGGAGAAGAGAGGTTGTTCGCGATTCCGGTCAACGATCCGGGAGGGGACTATCAGTACCCGGAGCGAGTTCGCCTTGAATTAGAGCAAGAGGATGTTAGCTCGTATGAGCGCGGGGCTGACTTTCTCAACTTCAACGGCAACGATCTCGTGTGCCTACAGCATGAATACGGCATCTTCGGCGGCCCAGCGGGTGGCCACATCCTAACGCTGCTTAGGAAGCTGCGGATGCCAATCGTTACAACCCTACATACAGTGCTGCGAGAGCCGAACCTGGATCAAATGGCGAACCTTCGAGAAATTGCGAGGATCTCCGACCGCATCGTGGTGATGAGTCAGCATGCGGTAGATCTTCTAGAAGAAATCTATGACGTCCCTGCAAGCAAGATTGACTTGATTCCGCATGGGGTTCCCGATCTCCCCTTCAATGACCCGAATTACTTCAAAGATCGTTTCAACGTCGAAGGCCAGTCGGTTCTTCTCACATTTGGTTTGCTGTCTCCAAACAAAGGGATTGAGAACGTACTCCGTGCCTTGCCCGCCATTCTGAAAGAAAACGCGGATGTGGTTTATATCATTTCAGGTGCCACCCATCCTCACGTCAGAAGGTCTGAGGGAGAGGCCTACCGAACAGGGCTTACTGAACTCGCGAGCTCACTTGGGGTCAGTGAACACGTGATATTCGATAACCGCTTCGTGAGCAATGAAGAATTGATGGAACACGTAGGCGCGGCTGACATCTATATCACTCCCTATCGGCAAGAGGCGCAGGTTGTTTCGGGTACGCTGGCTATCGCGTTCGGTGCGGGGAAGGCAATTATCTCGACACCTTATTGGCACGCCAAAGAGTTGCTTACCGATCAGCGAGGAATCATTGTCCCATTCGACGATCCGGCTTCCATCGCCGAAAGCGTAAACATTCTGCTCGCGAACGACGCTTTGCGGCATCAGATGCGCAAACGTGCTTATCTCCATTCGCGTGGCACAACATGGAAGATGACCGCGCAGGCGTACATGGCAAGCTTTCAAAGAGCCCGCTCGGAGCGGATGTCAAGGCCGCGGCCGGCCCCCCGCGATGCAGAAACCATCGCCTTGGATCGACTGCCATTTCTCAACACGAGCCACCTTTTCGCCATGACAGACGACACCGGCATTCTGCAGCATGCCATCTACTCTCTGCCAAACAGCTCAGAGGGTTACACCACGGACGACAACGCACGAGCACTCATCGTAGCCAACGCGTTGAATGCATCTCCTCTATCGAGCAGTGTCGAGTATGAAACATTGTCCTGTCGATACATGGCTTTTCTATGGCTTGCCTTCCGTCATGACACTGGTCGGTTTCGGAATTTCTTGAGCTATGGGCGAACGTGGCTAGAAGAGACCGGCTCCGAAGATAGTCATGGTCGTGCGTTATGGGCGATCGGGACCGTGCTTGGCACTTCGAGCCATGCCGGCCTTCGCGGCGCAGCCGGCAGGATGTTCCAGGCTGCTGCCGCCTCTAGCCTTACCTTCAGTAGTCCACGCGCGTGGGCCTTCTCAGTGCTTGGTATGCAGGCTTATCTCGATTGGTTTCCCGGTGACCGGTTAATCCAAGGTTGGAGAAACGTCTTGGCAAACCGTCTGTTGAGCATCTTCGATCAGACACGCGGCAATAACTGGTATTGGTTTGAGAAACACTTGTCCTATTCCAACGCTCGCTTGCCGCAGGCGCTTCTCCTCGCTGGATGGAAGAGTAACAACAAGCGGATGGTAGAGGCTGGCACTGAATCTTTGAGGTGGCTGCTGGCAGAACAACATCGTGAGAGCGATAGCGTGTTTGTTCCCGTGGGATCGATGGGATTTGTTGCTGGTTCGAAGAAGGAGAGATTTGATCAGCAACCCGTCGAAGCATGCGCGACGGTTTCAGCGTGCATGACCGCGCACCAGATCAGCGGAGAGCAGTCCTGGCTCGACGAGGCAGGAGTTGCCTTTCGTTGGTTTCTCGGCGAGAACGATCTCCAGGTTCCTCTCTACGATGCCGCGACAGGTGGCTGTAGGGACGGCCTGCATCCAGACCGTGTTAATGAGAATCAGGGAGCAGAATCGACTCTTTCGTTTCTCATGGCACTTCTTGAACTGCGTGGCATGGAACTTTCCAATGAAACGCAACAGCTTTCTGAAATGAGTGCATCGCTTTGA
- a CDS encoding ATPase domain-containing protein, with amino-acid sequence MHYSGALPTDFNLTRLTTGVAGLDDILAGGLPTGQMYLLEGDPGTGKTTLAMQFILEGFRHGQKGLYVTLSEPRAELELTMRSHSWKPAELPVVEFLPDEASLSAEQQYRRLHMQGCSSTQLKIGNHFRIHFHRNDVPTLSCRDV; translated from the coding sequence ATGCACTATTCTGGTGCCCTGCCAACGGACTTCAACCTGACGCGACTCACTACCGGGGTCGCTGGACTCGACGACATTCTTGCAGGCGGCCTGCCTACTGGGCAGATGTATCTCCTAGAGGGCGATCCAGGAACGGGTAAGACAACGCTGGCAATGCAATTCATCCTCGAGGGCTTTCGGCATGGGCAAAAGGGACTTTATGTGACGCTATCGGAACCCCGGGCCGAGTTGGAGCTCACCATGCGCTCGCACAGTTGGAAGCCCGCGGAGCTTCCAGTCGTGGAGTTCCTGCCTGACGAAGCGAGCCTTTCAGCGGAACAGCAATATAGGAGGTTACACATGCAGGGGTGTAGCTCCACACAGCTTAAGATAGGCAACCATTTCCGTATTCACTTCCACCGAAACGATGTTCCTACGCTTTCATGCAGGGACGTGTGA
- the tal gene encoding transaldolase, with product MPTMLEQLRTMTTVVADTGDMNSIRAYAPTDATTNPSLLEAAAKMPEYQTIVDDVLRTARRKAGTSASSEEVSAAAFKTLAVAFGRKILEIVPGRVSTEMDARLSFDREKTIEEARDVIRQYDEAGISRERVLIKIAATWEGIQAAGILEKEGIHCNLTLLFGIHQAVACAEAGVTLISPFVGRILDWHKANTGKTYTGAEDPGVKSVTEIYRYFKKFGYSTQIMGASFRNLDEVKELAGCDLLTISPTLLSKLALSREELPRKLDPQSAREFNVEKLPMEQQTFERMHAADSMAHEQLSDGIERFSKALESLEALLLMRLREIESD from the coding sequence ATGCCCACGATGCTCGAACAGCTCCGCACGATGACGACGGTTGTCGCAGATACGGGCGATATGAATTCGATCCGCGCATACGCTCCGACAGATGCCACAACGAATCCATCCCTGCTTGAGGCGGCTGCAAAGATGCCGGAGTATCAAACTATCGTGGATGATGTCCTCCGCACCGCCCGCAGGAAGGCGGGTACATCGGCATCGAGTGAAGAGGTATCGGCGGCCGCATTCAAAACGCTGGCTGTTGCCTTCGGTCGCAAGATCCTAGAGATCGTTCCGGGTCGTGTCTCGACCGAGATGGATGCGCGTTTAAGTTTTGATCGTGAGAAGACCATCGAAGAAGCTCGGGATGTCATCCGTCAGTACGATGAAGCTGGCATATCTCGTGAGCGGGTGCTCATTAAGATTGCCGCCACGTGGGAGGGCATTCAAGCGGCCGGGATTTTGGAAAAAGAAGGAATTCACTGCAACCTGACTTTGCTCTTCGGCATTCATCAAGCCGTCGCGTGTGCTGAAGCTGGCGTGACCCTGATCTCTCCCTTCGTGGGGCGCATTCTCGATTGGCACAAAGCCAATACAGGCAAGACCTATACAGGTGCGGAAGACCCCGGGGTCAAGTCTGTGACGGAAATTTACCGCTACTTCAAGAAGTTTGGGTACTCCACCCAGATCATGGGAGCGAGCTTCCGCAACCTCGACGAAGTCAAGGAACTAGCTGGGTGCGACCTATTGACCATTTCTCCCACGCTCCTTAGCAAGTTGGCCTTGAGCAGGGAGGAACTTCCTCGCAAATTGGATCCGCAGAGTGCAAGGGAATTCAATGTGGAGAAGTTGCCAATGGAACAACAGACCTTTGAGAGAATGCATGCCGCTGATTCCATGGCCCACGAACAGCTAAGCGACGGCATTGAACGTTTTTCGAAGGCTCTGGAGAGCCTGGAAGCTCTTCTCTTGATGCGTCTGAGAGAGATTGAATCAGACTAA
- a CDS encoding manganese catalase family protein — MYHHIKKMMYTVNVGMPDVRFGNMLLEQFGGANGELAAAMQYTIQGWNCVDDLARRDLLLDIGTEELSHLEVVGALIRMHLKPMKENREAAEADPLICIAGGGGVDLRNSMGNAWTADYLKITGELDVDLRSNIAAEARAKIVYERLINYTDDPGSIDTLQFLMTREITHMKAFSAALESLEKSPFSIGRLAVTPGIGSEYFNASTGDGNEGETDMHGPWQSSFGLHPVESEMNGGPGLSIGDIQGIAGPEGRGKQDSGIKAATATDVLTVDPKPVPQTDAAQTGKQAFLRETPTK; from the coding sequence ATGTATCACCACATTAAGAAGATGATGTATACCGTCAACGTCGGCATGCCGGACGTACGGTTCGGCAACATGTTACTCGAGCAGTTTGGCGGTGCCAATGGCGAACTCGCAGCTGCGATGCAATACACGATTCAGGGTTGGAACTGCGTGGATGATCTCGCGCGACGCGATCTGCTCCTTGATATCGGAACAGAGGAGTTGAGCCACCTTGAGGTAGTAGGCGCGCTCATCCGTATGCATTTGAAGCCGATGAAGGAGAATCGGGAAGCAGCCGAAGCGGATCCCCTCATCTGTATCGCGGGAGGCGGAGGAGTCGATTTACGCAACTCGATGGGAAATGCGTGGACAGCGGACTATTTGAAGATCACCGGCGAACTCGACGTGGATCTTCGAAGCAACATCGCGGCCGAAGCTCGCGCCAAAATCGTCTACGAGCGTCTGATCAATTACACCGACGATCCAGGTTCGATCGACACTCTACAGTTCCTCATGACGCGAGAAATCACTCATATGAAGGCGTTCTCGGCGGCGCTCGAATCGTTGGAAAAGTCGCCATTTTCGATCGGTCGTCTCGCGGTAACTCCCGGAATCGGCAGTGAGTATTTCAATGCATCCACAGGGGATGGAAACGAGGGTGAGACGGACATGCACGGACCGTGGCAGTCATCCTTCGGTCTTCATCCAGTGGAGTCGGAAATGAATGGAGGCCCTGGACTATCCATCGGAGATATCCAGGGTATCGCTGGCCCGGAGGGCCGCGGAAAACAAGACAGTGGAATCAAAGCGGCCACCGCAACGGACGTTTTGACTGTTGACCCTAAACCCGTACCGCAGACTGACGCCGCTCAAACAGGTAAGCAGGCATTCCTAAGAGAAACTCCCACAAAGTAA
- a CDS encoding ferritin-like domain-containing protein, protein MGLITPNEYEDLRSLYIGQLQYLLSTETQIVKGLASMIEHARDTQLKQAFQSHRQETEVQADRLRQMLMELTDDDDDKKDPITTALISSGTNIVSESSEGPVRDAGLLATAQKIEHYEIASYGSAREWARILGLSEHARLLEQTLSEEKHADSLLTSISQRENTEAAAAA, encoded by the coding sequence ATGGGACTAATTACACCGAATGAATATGAAGACCTGCGTTCGCTCTACATAGGACAGCTTCAGTACCTGCTCTCAACGGAGACGCAGATCGTCAAGGGTCTTGCAAGCATGATTGAGCATGCCCGGGACACGCAGCTCAAGCAGGCTTTTCAATCTCATCGACAGGAAACCGAGGTACAGGCTGATCGTCTTAGGCAGATGCTGATGGAACTAACGGACGACGATGATGACAAGAAAGATCCCATCACCACGGCCTTGATTTCGAGTGGCACAAATATCGTTAGCGAATCGAGCGAAGGTCCCGTTCGAGATGCAGGGCTGCTTGCGACGGCACAGAAGATCGAACACTACGAGATTGCTTCCTACGGCTCCGCGCGGGAATGGGCACGGATTCTTGGCCTCTCTGAGCATGCTCGCCTCTTGGAGCAGACGCTGAGTGAAGAGAAGCATGCGGATTCGTTGCTGACTTCCATTTCCCAACGAGAGAATACGGAAGCTGCTGCAGCTGCATAA
- a CDS encoding cupin domain-containing protein, translating to MKTHFDIFGEPVELVLTSDKTNGMFSIGRQTCKPGSGTPPHVHQHEDEVFSVVTGRFEIFNGESWTEVPKNGIIFAPRGGVHCFRNCGDTDGTIQFICSGDQFDIFLEGLSRYVLPQDVQAIVDYSATYGITYPTLPPPSA from the coding sequence ATGAAAACGCACTTTGACATCTTCGGTGAACCGGTTGAACTAGTCCTCACCAGCGACAAGACAAACGGGATGTTCTCCATCGGCCGCCAGACTTGTAAACCCGGCAGCGGAACGCCGCCACACGTTCATCAACATGAAGATGAGGTCTTTTCCGTGGTGACCGGACGTTTCGAGATCTTCAACGGGGAATCGTGGACAGAGGTTCCAAAGAACGGCATCATCTTCGCACCTCGTGGAGGCGTGCATTGCTTCCGCAACTGCGGCGATACAGATGGCACCATCCAATTCATCTGCAGTGGAGATCAGTTCGATATTTTCCTCGAAGGCTTATCGCGCTATGTCTTGCCGCAAGACGTACAGGCCATTGTGGATTATTCTGCAACCTATGGGATCACCTATCCAACGCTTCCACCGCCCTCCGCTTGA
- a CDS encoding cupin domain-containing protein, protein MAPLKQLRVFGELVEILVSSEQTGNTFCVVTQTCGPGGGPPPHIHEYEDEVFTVLQGEFEVLTDDTWKTLSQGETTYSMRGTLHTFRNCGSGMGKIQGVAFTSMKFDEYLEEIAALQMPQDLDRLAEISAKHGIRFVTPEQPVAGREQALQYR, encoded by the coding sequence ATGGCACCACTAAAGCAACTCCGCGTGTTCGGCGAACTCGTTGAAATCCTAGTAAGCAGCGAACAGACCGGCAACACCTTCTGCGTCGTGACGCAGACCTGCGGCCCGGGTGGAGGTCCCCCGCCTCATATTCACGAGTATGAGGACGAAGTCTTCACTGTTCTCCAAGGTGAATTTGAGGTGCTGACGGACGACACCTGGAAGACGCTATCCCAGGGCGAAACGACGTACTCCATGCGTGGGACGCTGCACACTTTTCGCAATTGCGGTTCAGGTATGGGCAAGATTCAGGGTGTCGCGTTTACGTCGATGAAGTTCGATGAGTATCTGGAAGAGATCGCCGCATTGCAGATGCCACAAGACTTGGATCGACTTGCCGAGATCTCAGCGAAGCACGGCATCCGCTTTGTGACACCCGAGCAACCTGTGGCTGGTAGGGAACAAGCACTTCAGTATCGCTGA
- a CDS encoding TetR/AcrR family transcriptional regulator — protein MNEARGYTSPLRKQQAEDTRRRIVDSALELIQETPQEALSHERIAKRSEIALRTVYRHFPSRTELLDAVWQESDRRLQLAHYPDTESDMLASLDSVYGNMDAHPGLIRGLLYSNAGQEMRRRDSERRRQGVVKALADATSQLSEGERRQVIAVFQSLYSARTWEMMRDRAHLKDGEVSKAVGWAMRTLLDSLRRDQKQNKTSVAKMIKASSKANKGGLNTKR, from the coding sequence ATGAATGAAGCACGCGGATATACGAGCCCTCTCCGTAAACAGCAAGCCGAGGATACCCGCCGACGAATCGTTGATTCCGCGCTGGAACTGATTCAGGAAACACCTCAGGAGGCGCTGTCCCACGAACGCATTGCCAAGCGTTCCGAGATTGCGCTGCGAACGGTGTATCGGCATTTTCCTTCCCGCACAGAATTGCTGGATGCGGTCTGGCAGGAGAGTGATCGCCGACTGCAATTGGCGCACTATCCGGACACCGAGAGCGACATGCTTGCTTCGCTGGACTCTGTATACGGCAACATGGATGCGCACCCGGGACTCATCCGCGGGCTGCTGTATTCCAACGCCGGCCAGGAGATGCGCCGCCGGGACAGTGAACGCCGACGGCAGGGCGTGGTCAAAGCGCTCGCTGATGCGACGTCCCAACTTTCAGAGGGTGAGCGCAGGCAGGTGATTGCGGTCTTCCAATCCCTCTACAGCGCTCGTACGTGGGAGATGATGCGCGACCGTGCGCACCTGAAGGATGGCGAAGTTAGCAAGGCTGTTGGATGGGCTATGCGGACGCTGCTGGACTCGCTTCGTCGCGACCAGAAGCAGAACAAGACGAGCGTCGCCAAAATGATAAAGGCTTCCTCTAAGGCGAACAAAGGGGGACTCAATACGAAGCGTTGA
- a CDS encoding SOS response-associated peptidase, which yields MCGRYKRKSDKQAIATAFHVNGHLDSVILPPDDDVRPATMQPIIRVNKDTGERDLVMARWGFVPSWHKPNERFPPTTFNARAEGIEKAGMWKRAFATHRCLVPADSFYEWHKIRKKDNPKYEITLKNHRPFAFAGLWGAWKNPETGDWLQSYTIITTDPNELMESIHNRMPVILHPNDYTRWLSREETEQPPIDLLRPFEAETMTAHLTDNTQDEMFVEPNSK from the coding sequence ATGTGCGGTCGTTACAAACGGAAATCGGATAAGCAGGCCATCGCCACGGCGTTCCATGTTAACGGGCATCTAGACAGCGTTATTCTGCCCCCTGATGACGACGTACGACCCGCCACTATGCAGCCGATTATCCGCGTGAACAAAGATACTGGTGAGCGTGACCTTGTGATGGCCCGTTGGGGTTTCGTTCCTTCCTGGCATAAGCCCAATGAGAGGTTTCCACCCACCACGTTCAATGCACGGGCGGAAGGAATCGAGAAGGCAGGCATGTGGAAGAGAGCCTTCGCAACCCATCGCTGCCTGGTTCCAGCTGATAGCTTTTATGAGTGGCATAAGATCCGCAAGAAGGACAATCCCAAGTACGAGATCACTCTCAAGAACCATCGCCCCTTCGCCTTCGCGGGATTGTGGGGAGCGTGGAAGAATCCTGAAACTGGCGACTGGTTACAGAGCTACACCATCATCACAACGGACCCGAACGAACTGATGGAATCAATTCATAATCGGATGCCAGTTATCTTGCACCCGAACGACTACACACGATGGCTGAGTCGCGAAGAGACAGAGCAGCCACCCATTGATCTGCTACGTCCGTTTGAAGCGGAGACGATGACAGCACATCTCACCGACAACACACAGGATGAGATGTTCGTTGAACCGAATAGCAAATGA
- a CDS encoding ATPase domain-containing protein, with amino-acid sequence MLSSNTIRVQVEAALAARIPSALTPPPRIIRPTNPIGITALDDLLGGGFPVGALTELVGEECSGRTSVALSFLASIAASGRVCAWIDAANTFNPTSAASVGMDLKRLLWVRCGVHERIEAQETKQLSLPPECFAPKAVTKGLHGGGHGTHPRSESKGLSAAVDRFLGEEVIAARCAEPIARPRSIPQTFESSLISAATAKRTHRRARTYDAIEQALRSADLLIQTGGFSAIVLDLGGIALEHAARIELSTWHRYRVAAEKTQSTILLLSQYPCAKSSSELQLRLHPMDDTDEERTVFTGLNARVEVLRQRFAPTPSNVIPMYKPPQRATEARWQQRASWVGPR; translated from the coding sequence ATGCTCTCCTCCAACACAATCCGGGTACAGGTTGAGGCTGCTTTAGCAGCCCGAATTCCATCGGCGCTAACACCACCGCCAAGGATCATTCGCCCTACGAACCCGATTGGCATCACTGCGTTGGACGACCTGTTGGGTGGCGGATTTCCTGTGGGGGCTCTTACGGAGTTGGTGGGGGAAGAGTGCTCCGGCCGAACTTCAGTCGCTCTTTCCTTCCTTGCCTCGATTGCGGCATCGGGAAGGGTATGCGCCTGGATTGATGCAGCAAACACATTCAATCCTACGTCCGCAGCCTCTGTCGGGATGGATCTGAAGCGCTTGCTTTGGGTACGTTGCGGTGTGCACGAACGCATCGAAGCGCAGGAGACGAAGCAGCTTTCTCTGCCGCCGGAGTGCTTCGCCCCCAAGGCAGTGACGAAAGGTTTACATGGCGGTGGACACGGAACGCATCCACGATCCGAATCGAAAGGGCTTTCCGCAGCTGTGGATCGGTTCTTGGGTGAGGAAGTCATTGCCGCTCGCTGTGCGGAGCCGATTGCCAGGCCACGTTCTATTCCTCAAACCTTCGAGTCAAGCCTGATCTCCGCCGCAACTGCGAAACGGACGCATCGTCGGGCCCGTACCTACGATGCCATCGAACAAGCACTGCGTTCCGCCGATCTCTTGATTCAGACGGGTGGCTTCAGTGCGATCGTGCTCGACCTTGGTGGGATCGCACTGGAACACGCTGCGCGGATCGAACTTTCGACCTGGCATCGTTACCGAGTCGCGGCAGAGAAAACGCAGTCCACCATCCTTCTTCTCTCGCAATATCCGTGCGCGAAAAGTAGCTCCGAGTTGCAACTGCGGCTGCATCCGATGGATGACACCGATGAAGAACGAACAGTGTTCACGGGACTGAATGCGCGAGTGGAAGTGTTACGCCAGCGATTTGCACCAACGCCTTCCAATGTCATTCCGATGTATAAGCCTCCACAACGTGCGACAGAAGCACGGTGGCAGCAACGTGCAAGTTGGGTAGGGCCGAGATGA